Proteins co-encoded in one Streptococcus pyogenes genomic window:
- the glgP gene encoding glycogen/starch/alpha-glucan family phosphorylase: protein MTRFTEYVETKLGKSLTQASNEEIYLSLLNFVKEEASHKAKNSAKRKVYYISAEFLIGKLLSNNLINLGIYKDIKEELAAAGKSIAEVEDVELEPSLGNGGLGRLASCFIDSIASLGINGEGVGLNYHCGLFKQVFKHNEQEAEPNFWIEDDSWLVPTDISYDVPFKNFTLKSRLDRIDVLGYKRDTKNYLNLFDIEGVDYGLIKDGISFDKTQIAKNLTLFLYPDDSDKNGELLRIYQQYFMVSNAAQLIIDEAIERGSNLHDLADYAYVQINDTHPSMVIPELIRLLTEKHGFDFDEAVAVVKNMVGYTNHTILAEALEKWPTAYLNEVVPHLVTIIEKLDALVRSEVSDPAVQIIDESGRVHMAHMDIHFATSVNGVAALHTEILKNSELKAFYDLYPEKFNNKTNGITFRRWLEFANQDLADYIKELIGDEYLTDATKLEKLMAFADDKAVHAKLAEIKFNNKLALKRYLKDNKDIELDEHSIIDTQIKRFHEYKRQQMNALYVIHKYLEIKKGNLPKRKITVIFGGKAAPAYIIAQDIIHLILCLSELINNDPEVSPYLNVHLVENYNVTVAEHLIPATDISEQISLASKEASGTGNMKFMLNGALTLGTMDGANVEIAELAGMENIYTFGKDSDTIINLYATASYVAKDYYDNHPAIKAAVNFIISPELLAFGNEERLDRLYKELISKDWFMTLIDLEEYIEVKEKMLADYEDQDLWMTKVVHNIAKAGFFSSDRTIEQYNEDIWHSR, encoded by the coding sequence ATGACACGCTTTACAGAATATGTTGAAACTAAACTAGGAAAATCACTTACGCAAGCCAGCAATGAAGAGATTTATCTATCATTATTAAACTTTGTCAAAGAAGAAGCTAGCCACAAGGCTAAAAATTCTGCTAAACGCAAAGTTTACTATATCTCAGCAGAGTTTTTGATTGGTAAATTACTATCAAACAACCTGATTAACCTAGGAATTTACAAGGACATCAAAGAAGAATTGGCAGCTGCTGGCAAGTCTATCGCAGAAGTCGAAGATGTTGAATTAGAACCATCACTAGGTAATGGTGGTTTAGGACGCCTTGCTTCATGTTTTATTGACTCTATTGCATCTCTTGGGATTAATGGTGAAGGGGTTGGTTTAAACTATCATTGTGGGTTGTTTAAGCAAGTCTTCAAACACAATGAGCAAGAAGCTGAGCCAAACTTCTGGATTGAAGATGACTCATGGTTGGTTCCAACAGACATTTCTTACGATGTGCCTTTTAAGAACTTCACCTTGAAATCTCGTCTTGATCGTATTGATGTTTTGGGTTACAAACGCGACACTAAAAACTACCTTAACTTGTTTGATATCGAGGGCGTTGATTACGGGTTAATCAAAGACGGCATTTCTTTTGATAAAACGCAAATTGCTAAAAACTTGACCTTGTTCCTCTACCCAGACGATTCTGACAAAAATGGGGAATTGCTCCGTATTTACCAACAGTACTTTATGGTGTCAAATGCAGCGCAATTAATCATTGATGAAGCTATCGAACGTGGTTCAAACCTTCATGACCTTGCAGACTACGCTTACGTGCAAATTAATGACACGCATCCATCAATGGTCATCCCAGAATTAATTCGTCTCTTGACTGAAAAACATGGCTTTGACTTTGATGAAGCGGTAGCTGTTGTGAAAAATATGGTTGGTTACACTAACCACACTATTCTTGCAGAAGCCCTTGAAAAATGGCCAACTGCTTACTTAAACGAAGTAGTGCCACACTTGGTAACCATCATTGAAAAATTGGATGCTCTTGTTCGTTCAGAAGTGTCTGATCCAGCTGTTCAAATTATTGACGAATCAGGTCGTGTGCACATGGCCCATATGGATATTCATTTTGCAACAAGTGTCAATGGGGTAGCAGCACTCCACACAGAAATCTTGAAAAACAGCGAATTAAAAGCTTTCTATGACCTTTACCCAGAAAAATTCAACAACAAAACCAACGGGATTACTTTCCGTCGTTGGCTAGAATTTGCTAACCAAGACTTGGCTGATTACATTAAAGAACTTATTGGCGATGAGTACTTGACTGACGCAACAAAATTAGAAAAATTGATGGCCTTTGCAGATGACAAAGCTGTTCATGCTAAATTGGCTGAAATCAAATTCAACAACAAATTAGCTCTTAAACGTTACCTTAAAGACAATAAAGACATTGAGCTTGATGAACATTCTATTATTGATACCCAAATCAAACGTTTCCACGAGTACAAACGTCAACAGATGAATGCTCTTTACGTGATTCACAAATATTTGGAAATTAAAAAAGGCAACCTTCCAAAACGTAAAATCACTGTTATCTTTGGAGGTAAAGCAGCGCCTGCTTACATTATTGCGCAAGACATCATTCACTTGATCCTTTGCTTGTCTGAATTGATTAACAATGACCCTGAAGTAAGCCCATACCTTAATGTGCATCTAGTTGAAAATTACAACGTGACAGTAGCAGAGCACTTGATTCCAGCAACTGATATTTCTGAGCAAATTTCACTAGCATCCAAAGAAGCTTCTGGAACTGGTAATATGAAATTCATGCTTAACGGTGCTTTAACACTTGGTACAATGGACGGTGCTAACGTAGAAATCGCTGAGCTTGCAGGCATGGAGAATATCTATACCTTTGGTAAAGATTCTGACACCATCATCAACCTTTATGCGACTGCTTCTTATGTAGCAAAAGATTACTATGATAACCACCCTGCTATTAAAGCAGCAGTGAACTTTATTATCAGTCCAGAATTGCTAGCATTTGGCAACGAAGAACGTCTTGATCGTCTTTATAAAGAATTGATTTCAAAAGACTGGTTCATGACTTTGATTGACCTTGAAGAGTACATTGAAGTGAAAGAAAAAATGTTAGCAGACTATGAAGACCAAGATTTATGGATGACAAAAGTGGTCCATAACATCGCAAAAGCTGGATTCTTCTCATCTGACCGTACCATTGAGCAGTATAACGAAGATATTTGGCATTCACGATAA
- the malQ gene encoding 4-alpha-glucanotransferase has translation MNKRASGILMHISSLPGKFGIGTFGKSAFEFVDFLAETKQTYWQILPLTTTSFGDSPYQSFSAIAGNTHFIDFELLVDDELLEAADLCDITFGTNPEAVDYAQLFQVRRPLLEKAVRAFVAEQENVCKLEAFETASSWLTDFAEFMALKEYFNNKALQDWDDETVIKRQEDSLNNYRELLAKKITYHKVCQYFFYQQWSALKTYANHKGIEIIGDMPIYVSADSVEVWTMPELFKVDSDKKPLFIAGVPADGFSEDGQLWGNPTYNWSAHEKSNFAWWIYRIQESFKLYDQLRIDHFKGFSDFWEIPAGDKTARNGHWASAPGIALFSAVREALGELPIIAENLGYIDEKAEQLLASTGFPGMKILEFGLFDITSQSIDLPHYYDRNCVAYTGTHDNEVVNGWYDNLSEEQVHFVNNYLHKHADESITKAMLRTIFASVCDTAILCIQDLLDKDGKSRMNMPNTIGGNWQWRMLDGELNQDHKDYLIYLTDLYGRAR, from the coding sequence ATGAACAAACGTGCAAGCGGTATCTTAATGCATATTAGTTCCCTGCCTGGGAAATTTGGGATAGGCACTTTTGGAAAATCAGCTTTTGAATTTGTTGATTTTCTAGCAGAGACGAAACAAACCTATTGGCAAATTCTGCCTTTAACAACGACGAGTTTTGGAGATTCTCCTTATCAGTCATTTTCAGCTATTGCTGGGAACACACATTTCATTGATTTTGAATTGCTAGTAGATGATGAACTTTTAGAAGCAGCAGATTTGTGTGATATTACATTCGGCACAAATCCTGAAGCAGTAGACTATGCTCAGCTTTTTCAAGTTAGACGTCCACTTTTAGAAAAAGCAGTGAGAGCTTTTGTTGCTGAACAAGAAAATGTGTGTAAATTAGAAGCTTTTGAAACAGCTTCTAGCTGGTTAACTGATTTTGCTGAATTTATGGCTTTAAAAGAATATTTTAACAATAAAGCCTTACAAGATTGGGACGACGAAACTGTCATTAAACGCCAAGAAGACTCACTTAATAATTACCGTGAGTTGCTTGCAAAAAAGATTACCTATCATAAAGTCTGTCAATACTTCTTTTACCAACAATGGTCAGCCTTGAAAACTTACGCTAACCATAAAGGGATAGAAATTATTGGTGATATGCCTATTTATGTTTCTGCGGACAGTGTAGAAGTTTGGACGATGCCTGAGCTATTTAAAGTAGATAGTGATAAAAAGCCATTGTTTATTGCAGGTGTACCAGCAGATGGCTTTAGTGAAGATGGTCAGCTGTGGGGAAATCCAACCTACAATTGGTCTGCTCATGAAAAGTCTAATTTTGCATGGTGGATTTATCGTATTCAAGAAAGTTTCAAACTATATGATCAGCTAAGAATCGATCATTTTAAAGGCTTCTCAGATTTTTGGGAAATTCCTGCTGGTGATAAAACTGCTAGAAATGGCCATTGGGCCTCAGCCCCAGGTATAGCATTATTTTCTGCGGTTCGTGAGGCCTTAGGAGAGCTCCCTATCATCGCAGAAAACCTGGGTTATATTGATGAAAAAGCAGAGCAGCTATTAGCATCAACAGGCTTTCCTGGCATGAAGATATTAGAATTTGGTTTATTTGATATAACGAGTCAAAGTATAGATTTACCACATTACTATGACCGTAATTGTGTCGCTTACACAGGGACTCATGATAACGAGGTGGTTAACGGATGGTATGACAATCTTAGTGAAGAACAAGTACACTTTGTAAATAACTATCTTCACAAACATGCAGATGAAAGTATTACAAAAGCCATGCTAAGAACAATCTTTGCTTCTGTTTGTGATACAGCCATTCTTTGCATCCAAGATTTATTAGATAAAGATGGTAAGAGTCGTATGAATATGCCAAATACAATTGGAGGTAATTGGCAATGGCGTATGCTTGACGGTGAATTGAACCAAGATCACAAAGATTACCTTATTTATTTAACAGATCTTTATGGTCGCGCAAGATAA
- a CDS encoding LacI family DNA-binding transcriptional regulator, whose amino-acid sequence MVTIKDVAQKAGVNPSTVSRVLKDNRSISMKTKEKVRKAMADLGYVPNVAAQILASGLTHNIGLVFPPITTSDRLSEPFFMEILSTITNEAKESHFTVSIATGISLDDLIEQVKLMHLQKRVDGFIILYSDQDDPVKKYLMTNNLPFVIVGAPQGDTNKTTYIDNDNQLMAKTAVEHLYQKGHHNILFITDDLLSEVTSERYLGYLKGCFKRSLKTKPMLLFDRKDPVSVEILMETISSFKATALVVVGDVLAIRMVQLLSFYDIKVPDDMSIITFNNSNYAKLIHPYLTTFDINVENLGKMSFKQLLDIINSNEQNLSQTIFVPFSLKQRESVRDISH is encoded by the coding sequence GGGTATTAAAAGATAATCGATCTATTTCTATGAAGACAAAAGAGAAGGTTAGAAAAGCGATGGCAGATTTGGGATATGTTCCAAATGTCGCAGCACAGATTCTAGCGAGTGGTTTGACACACAATATAGGACTTGTTTTTCCTCCTATTACAACTAGCGATAGATTAAGTGAACCTTTCTTTATGGAAATTTTGTCGACTATTACTAACGAAGCTAAAGAATCTCATTTTACTGTGTCGATTGCTACAGGTATATCTCTTGATGACCTGATAGAGCAAGTGAAACTGATGCATCTTCAAAAACGAGTTGATGGTTTTATTATTCTTTATTCTGATCAAGATGATCCTGTCAAAAAATATTTGATGACAAATAACTTACCATTTGTCATTGTAGGTGCTCCACAAGGTGACACTAATAAAACCACTTATATTGATAATGATAATCAGCTAATGGCTAAAACAGCAGTAGAACACCTTTATCAAAAAGGCCATCACAACATATTATTTATAACAGATGATTTACTATCAGAAGTAACTTCTGAGCGTTATCTTGGCTATTTGAAGGGTTGTTTTAAGCGATCTTTAAAAACAAAGCCAATGCTGTTATTTGATCGTAAGGATCCTGTTAGCGTAGAAATATTGATGGAAACTATATCTTCCTTTAAAGCAACTGCCTTGGTTGTTGTTGGTGATGTTCTGGCTATTCGTATGGTACAGTTATTATCTTTTTATGATATAAAAGTGCCAGATGATATGTCAATTATCACTTTTAATAATTCTAATTACGCTAAATTAATTCACCCTTATTTAACGACATTTGATATAAATGTTGAAAATCTTGGAAAAATGTCTTTTAAGCAATTACTTGATATTATCAATTCCAATGAACAGAATCTTAGTCAGACTATTTTTGTTCCTTTTAGTTTAAAACAAAGAGAAAGCGTCCGTGATATTAGTCATTAA